From the Catenulispora sp. EB89 genome, the window GCCGAGTTCGCCGGCCATCTCCGAGATCTCCGCGTCGTCGCGGTCCTCCGGGCGCGGCCCGATGCGGATCGCGGTGAAGTACAGGTAGAACCACACCAGCGCGCACAGGCCGAAGGCCATCGACAGCGCGGTGGTGCCGACCGTGTCCTTGGACAGGTACCAGTACACCGGGATGTCGATGATCAGGAAGACGGCGACGAACCCGAAGAGCTTGGCTTCGACCTTCACTTGGCACCGTCCTCGTTGTCGGTCGACGTCGAGGCCGACGGCTTGTCCGGGGCGCCGA encodes:
- a CDS encoding cytochrome c oxidase subunit 4 — encoded protein: MKVEAKLFGFVAVFLIIDIPVYWYLSKDTVGTTALSMAFGLCALVWFYLYFTAIRIGPRPEDRDDAEISEMAGELGFFAPHSWWPLYTAGSAALAFMGVIFGWWLLLVAFPFGAYSVIGLVFEYYRRENNRYGEAGAGH